Below is a window of Plutella xylostella chromosome 15, ilPluXylo3.1, whole genome shotgun sequence DNA.
TTCTGGGCATGTAGATTGTATAACATAGTAAAGTCTTATTTCACTGTTGCTCAAGTATTGATCAATTGCAGCCAAGTTATGGTTTATACCTTAACATCACTTTCCTATGGGGTATAGCGAGAACCAGTTTTGCAATTGCAGTAATATTACATGACATAAAAAAGTGCATAAGGCCCTATAACCTAAAGTATAAAAAACTTCACAAAATTTAAACCAAAGTTggtataggtatgtaataaTAGATATTCTATTACacatgaatataataatatttattataataatatgtacagtgctccaaaattgataatgcgcatagaaatctttgacagaacggttgttttcgattatgtgacacatgatattgactcctatttctttcgaacaaggtgcaaaattcgagtgttttttttaaggctcttacgatttaatgattcgggtgtgaagatctgcatgtgcattattaattttggacaagtgtaatATAGTTTTCTTTTAACAGCTTAAACTTAATATTTCTTTGAAATTAGGCTTATGTCCATCTATATTCATCATTCTTATCTAGCAGGAAATTTAGATAAGATTTAAATTATACTATTATGACACTCATTCAGTGTACTTAACACCTAGTGGCAGCAATGTGGCACACCTCATCCAAATGGTTTTAATATCACAGAAATGTGATTGaaatatcattaaaatatatatcttaGATATTCTATTCATTTCaatctattttatttgatgtaaAAGTAACTTGTTTGCTTATCTGAAAGacattcaattaaaatatatggtACATTGGTGTTGTATAAGATAAGAGTAGAACTGCAAGATAAATTTGTGAAATTGTTTCTTTTTGTCAATTACCATCTATGGGTTGAACAACTTGTATTTCAAATAAGAGAATTTTTAGTAAATATTCattatgaataattattgtatcaactaaaaataacttaatgtGGCAATGATTTTTATGTCTATTCCAAGACTGGTTATATTCTTATTGCCATTTATGCATGCTTCTGGGAAAATATTATTGTCTGTATTGCACTAAGATTGCTTAACTATCACACCAAGTGCATTATATGACAGTGCTTCCATCcatttttcttacttttgACATAAGTTCCATGATTATTGGCAGAACTGCAATATAAATGCattattattcttaaatgttatttatgaaAGAAGACCATTTATGTagtacttttatattttttatgaaagtttGTCTGTCAATAAATTATGGAACTTCATAATGGTTTGGAACAAATTGAGATATAATTTACCCAATACCACTTAATTCTTCATAGTGGTGTAGGTAACCAAACTAATATTAAAACTAAGAATATTCTTTAGACAATAAACTTCAGATTAATTTGACCACACACTATGCAAATAAAAGCTGGGCCTTGCTAGATTTCGTTACAGTGTACCATACTCAGATGTAAAAGTAACTAAAATATTCTTCTATTTTTTCGGTCTATCATTATTCTTTTGCAATATAATGATTGTCCtccagttattaaaataattaatgttcAGTGATATACTTAGTTAGTAAATGGgccttaatttaaattattttgtataggtTTTAGTCATAACTTGTAGTTATTCAACTGACCaggtattaaaaatattcctGTTAGAGCCATACTGTAAGTTGACTCAACTTACAGGTAAAAGATGTTCAGAAGATAAATGTATGATATGAAgtcatacattttaaattgtgTTTATTTGGCTTAGGCACTTTGAGTTACATATACTGACTTGCCATTGTAATGCAAATGTAAGATACCATTTAAGTAATGATAAGATTTTCCTTTATTCTTATTTCTTAAGTCATCACATACTTTGAAAGATGAAATACTGAATACATAAACACACACAGACGAGGCTGTTTCAGTTTCAATTATATGTGGAAAATCATAATGCTACTATctgaaattatgttttagacagttGCATTATGATATTCATGGTTATTATCACAAAGGTAATGTAAAATTATAGAGAGAAAATTAGTGAAACAGGCACTTTGGCTGAAATAAAGTGAATTGCCTTCCATCCTACTGAAGAATTTGGTTATGTTCTGTCCTTATAATGTTATAGTCTACTCTTATTTAAGCAGTATATTTAAGTGTTTGCTCTTAGAATGACGAATTAGGTTTCTATCAACACAAATTAAATTGCTAGTTGTTGaccaatacaaaaaaacttatgaGGTAATTTATGATAATGCTAGAATAGTAAATATTCTACttattaaaacatacttactgaattatatttttaactgtGAAATGCGATTATGACGGCTCCTAGGTCAGATCTTGagagttaattttattaaaaaatcaacagTTTTACATTAAGATAAACACTCATGATCAGTGCTGGCTTggttatgttttaattaaatgatcAGTTGGATcacatacataagtacttacttatgtgaTTAGTATAACTACTTAATCCCTGATAATATGTGTAAtgagtaaaaaatataggatCAAACAACCTATTATTACATTGTTGATTGTTATAAAATACTtcatgtaaaataatatttactcaAATCGATAACATGAGGTTTGTGTTTCATCCCTCAGTAGGTATTCAACGAGGGTTGTTACAAgagatatacataaatatagcaGTATTATAGTACATTCACTAAGAGCATAGGACAGGATGTGCACATGGGTTCATAACATAACTAGTAAATGGCAGAAATACCATCTAAAGCTCCAGCACTCATAAACAGCCTGTAACTCATGattaaactttatttacaGCTTAACCCTTGGTGGTTGGTAGATCTTCTCcggtacagtcagcttcatTACGAAGTTTTCTttgtagctatacacttttgtattCATTCAAACATCTGTGTCTGTGAGTTTgaaaaggtacaaaagtgtaggTATAGCTTACGTTAGCAACTTATATGAGTATAGCTAGCTACTAATACTAATGAAGCTGACCGTACTACAATAGGATTCTTGCATCGCTCATCTGTCAAATGTATACAAGTTCTGTCTCTTGAAAAAGTTGAACCTAAACAGCATAACTTTATGGTACCACCCCAATTGGCTATTCGAAGGTATATTTGCCAAAACTGCCATACATGTGGCAAATACAGCAAACATCCAATAGcaaatacgaatagccaagtgTGGTTCCAGCATTAAATGCATGTTTCCTTACTCTGTGTATGGCATATACCTGTAAATCTATGCAAAGAATGctgttatatatatatttaactcCAGTAGGTATGTTTAGCATAAGTACCAATATTCTTCTCCCTTATTCGTATGTCCCTTATCCACAAGTAGTTTGTCGTcgtatagttaaatatatattatataaggtACTTACACATTTTGAATGAATTGAATAAATGTTGTTAAATATGTAGCTTGAAATTAGCTAGGTTTGTGTTGCTAGCATAGCCTTGTTATATGAATGTTATGGCACTAGTCAACGAGTATTTACAACAATAATTCCATTGATTATATTAATTGTACTTtacacttaatatttttaatcaaataaatatatgcaTACTAAATAATCTCTTATTcagtaacttaaaaaaaataccttttattttttaataactttttacttgtttgaataatttatttctttttcttaTTTACAGGAAGCAGTATTCCAAAATACACATGAAGTAATCACTTCTAGTCCACCTAATTTATAAGTGAAATGAAATGACAAACCGACTTCATTCATACTAAAAACTTACACAGTAAGAATGTAAGCCTAAATATcgtagtattattttaatcttGTTTAATCGATgcctgtatttatatttttgtaccttCATGTATTTATTACAGTGGCTACCATTACgctacatttaaaatatacttacttttagttcggaattatgtttattatttatttatttgtcattCACCCAATTTCGATTTTTTTGTGATATGAGTACGAGTCACGCAATTTTTTCATCGGTGAATTTCTTTCCTTGAAACCAGTAATTAATTTAGTCCATTAAATGTGCCTACATATCCTGTGGGAATACAAAAAaatggtaggtaagtaaaagaTAAATGGATAGGTTAGGTACTGTATTCTCAAAACTCATCGAAGCGACTAACAGCTACCTAATCATCACAGATTCATAGCTTATTTGGTAGGCGTACCTACTCGGTCATTGTggaactgaaaaaaaaaacaaataggtaGATAGAAAAGTACGAagttataagtagttataacAACTGTGCGTCCATAGTGCCGTATGAACGCTCTTACGACATGTCATATGCCATGGGCAGTATGGACTGCCACATTGGATCACAGCTAcgaatacctaagtataggACCGTTTTCTAGGAGGTGACTGCTAACTGTCTATTCTCCACGATCTGAGTGCAAGTTTTTACACTTATGAGCGACACTTATGACGAGcaataaaagtaaacaacCTCTGGGGGCCTAGTGGGAGTTTTGAATGAGCAGTTTAAACAAAGCAGGTAACCGCGTATtgtaccgctaggtggcgacacTACCGGGCCTTACAAATTTACGTTTACTTTCCTGACTTTCCTCTGTTCGACTGGTGTAAAACTCGCACTCCACATACTGAATTCAATGTGAAATTATAGTAGGTAGGAACGCTTTACCCCTATAGCTGGCAGCTCCTTAAATTAGTTCAAGAGCTTTGAAAGTATCTACCtatcgttttcattaaaaagTGACTAAATACCCACACACCTTTCTTGCTATACCGGTGCTCTCAATTCGATGTTATCTTGATTTTATGAGGGCGAGTACGTGACCCGATATAATGAAGACCAAGTGATATTACAAATACCTAGGTTCTCTAGTTGGAGTATGTACGAGTAGCGTGATCGTTCGTATACCTACATCGTTTTTTGCATATTGACCGTATCGACTAAgtgcattttttaaaatgaatgaatgaatggtACTATTAATTCATTCAAAAGCTACCTATTCATAACTACATATTCAATCTGCAATCAAATCAATAACTACCCTACCTATCATAACTATTATGGTTAACATACTGTAGGTCATACTaaaggagtctacacaccaaacccgccgacacagcccggcggcttggtgtcggcgacttTGTTTCAAGAATCATGTCGGCGACTCGTACCCGCGCGTGCAAGTCGGCGGCATGGCCGGCGACTTGCGTACGCGCACGCTCAGCTCAGTTGCCCGCCGACACTCCAGCGATAGTGACACGTgcttgtgttttttttttgcgatttTCTGCAATAATGGAATGGGACGAAGAAACCACTctaaagttaataaatttGTATCATACAAAGGAATTATTATGGAATCCAAAACACTTGGATCACAAATGTAGACCTAAACGTTTTGATGCACTAAATGAGATGGCAAACGaattaaatacaaatgtaAAGGTCCAACAATGCTTAGTAAATATTCAAAGTCGGTAAACGTTAACGACATAAATGTCTTAAAATGTAAGGGTCTTTTTACAATCAAATCGTCtgttcttaaatattttattctatcaCTGTAACGACTGCGACTCATTAAGCTTGGTCTAACCCAACACTGTCGTTTTCTCTTCAGGGACCCAGCTAAAATTATTCCACATGCTGCTATTATTAGATCAGCATCAGTATCCATGTTTATTGTAGGCTGCAATATTCGAGAAAAACAACGCGTCACGTTCGTACACACTGCAATcactaactaaaaaagttgtacTGATTTCTTGCCGCCGACTAACTCACCGACACAGCCCCATGACACATGTTGGCGGGTTGGCGGGTTCgggtcgccgacaccaagccgccgggctgtgtcggccGGTGTAGACTCCTTTAGGGTCACTTGtaccaaacatttaaacgaaATGTAATCTATTGCTCTCTCGGTTTAACAGTATACTGACCGAGCAGGACAACAATAggtttaattttgttataatatttggtgcaagtcaccctaagCATAGACTAATATAAGTCGATGCCCCAACCccaagtaaataaaacatatttccTGTGAAGGTGTACCTTTATTAGTAATGTAACGGTCACAGTACGAAGTGTCCGTTCATGAGAGTGACGTTGCGCCAGCGCACGTAGAACGCGTAGGGGCGGTCCACCGCCACCTCCCGCTCGGCGGGGGCGTCCCACTCTATGCCTGGGGGAAACATATGATACCATCAGAATGGCTAGCATGGGGCGCAAAACGTGACAAAAGTATAGCATCgcactcactcacatcgcgcagcctcaagagcgagcgcgacggagaactcttgtcacgtcttaatagtgCCCTATGCTACAGGGCCAGAAgtgctagcacggggcgcaagacaaaagttttgcatcgcgcggCCTCAAGAGCGTGCGTGACGGTGATTGAGAACTTTTGCACCACTTGACGTGCTAGGCTAGCAGAATATGATTAAGGACATTTTGTAATATTACCGGAGGATGCAGCAGTTGGCAAGAATGATTGTGATTATTGAATcgaaattaattaggtaagaGTTACAATAGGCACCTCATGTTGACTCCGGTGGACACCACAAACCACTTACCATCACGGTTTAACTGAGTGTTAAAACCACAAATCTCACTTTTTATTGGGCTTGAAAATACATGattatgtagataaataagCAAACTACAGCTCACCATCATCTTTGTACGCGTGCCGTCCCGCTTCTGCCCAGAACATGATCCTCTGCACGGCGTGAGACAGCCGCAGCGCGCCGCACCCGCCGCGCCCCGACACCAGCGCGCTCACTCCCATCTGGAAATTACCAATATAGAtaactaagaatttacatGTATTTGGTTTGGGACACCGCACACCAACGGCGAGTAAACGATTAACTATCGACTATTTTCTCGCTCAAGAAACGTACGTACAATAGATATAAAATTCCGTGTAAATAAAaggggtacactacataattccgaattacttttttacgaatatgaaaataacgattttttaaatttcgaatttcatagttccgaataattcacaatcccgaattttaagtttccgaataacgaaaatcacgaatagttaataaacgaaatttcaaacaacacattcattaaaatgacgaaagtaaattttccgaatattattatttcgatgtttcaaaagtacgatttttattatatcgaattatttaaattacgaacgaatcccgaagttttaatattccgaaaatacaaattcccgaatgtttcttagttaacaagaaatggttatctattatgaataatgcagcataatgcgtataaaaacaatattttttaagctatattatgtgaaacgctccgctccgcttcgctgcgctccgctttgtttttcgatatcaatgtgcacctaacacgctcctcctcgctttgctcgtcgtcgcacctatctttaggtttaagtcctaaggtttttaagtttaaacaccataaaaatcctagcaattgttttgctgtatatttgaaacgctccgctccgctttgtttttcgatatctatgtgcacctaacacgctcctcctcgctttgctcgtcgtcgcacctatctttaggtttaggtcctaaggtttttaagtttaaacaccataaaaatcctaacaattgttttgctctatatttgaaacgctccgctccgcttcgctgcgctccgctttgtttttcgatatctatgtgcacctaacacgctcctcctcgctttgctcgtcgtcgcacctatctttaggtttaggtcctaaggtttttaagtttaaacaccataaaaatcctaacaattgttttgctctatatttgaaacgctccgctccgcttcgctgcgctccgctttgtttttcgatatctatgtgcacctaacacgctcctcctcgctttgctcgtcgtcgcacctatctttaggtttatgtcctaaggtttttaagtttaaacaccataaaaatcctaacaattgttttgctctatatttgaaacgctccgctccgcttcgctgcgctccgctttgtttttcgatatctatgtgcacctaacacgctcctcctcgctttgctcgtcgtcgcacctatctttaggtttaggtcctaaggtttttaagtttaaacaccataaaaatcctaacaattgttttgctctatatttgaaacggtccgctccgcttcgctgcgctccgctttgtttttcgatatctatgtgcacctaacacgctcctcctcgctttgctcaacgtcgcacctatcttttggttttggttctaaagttttaaagacgtttatgtttttttgtcaaaatcacgaattatcatatttccgatcgggatttgactttttcgtgattataataaatcggtattttatttttcgtatattaaagtaatcgtattttttaacattcgtatatttaacaatcgtaatatcaatattcgtgattataatattcgaaattataattttcgtgattattataactcggtattttaaaaaatcggtattgcaatatttcgtaaattacatattcggggttatcaaattcggaaaaaagtttttcggaatatttgggtgttcccaaATAAAAGAGATGCATATACAAATAGTTGATCGCTGACTGTTCACACTACCGGCTACAACTCGCTTTGCTACTTTTATTGCTAAGCGACGAGCTTTCAAAAAGGTATCGGGTAGTGACTGGATGAGGAATGCCGAGGACACAATCAAGAAATCCACAAACCACTCCTCTGACCGATTGCCAAATCGTGCAAGACAGCACCGCGGTCATGGCAAGCCGGCGGCAACGCCAGGGCTCCTTGACTTCCTACAAATCACTTCTTTCCCAGTCATCCCCTAGGAAATTATACTTACACTCTCCAGCTTATTAGGCAGTAGAAGAGTCATCCTCAATGTATAGAGCGGCATGACGACGGCCAGGCGTCGCTCTTGCAGCCGTTGCAATACGGGCGAGATTCCCTCGGCCGCCAGGCGCTGGGCGAGCAACCGCAGCGAGGGCTCTCGGGGGACCACCAGTAGCAGACTCAATCCTGGCTCCAAGTACTGGATCTCTATCGCCTGAGGACAAAGGAGTGGATTAGTTAGTGTTGCGTTACTTGATTTTAAGAATAAGTCATAGCAGTTATGCcataataggtatacttatgtacctattaaatagaagattgattttattattgattgaTCCATGCATTGAAATGGGTTTTTTGCCTCATTTAATAGGAACTTCGTAAGTAAATCAAGTTGGGTGGTATTAGAAAATTACCTTACACATTAacgttaggtacttatcagaCTATCAGCACATGTGCGCAGAAACATATCGGATTTCCTATCATCCATTTGGGCACAGGGGGGTGGTGCACTATCAGTGGGGGCGTAGCGGAGTCACGTTACCtggtcggcggcggcggcgcaggcggCAGTGCCTCGGCGACCGCAGCATGCCGCGCGCCCTGCTCCTGCTGCTTGCGCTGGCCGCGCCCCTAGCACGGGGCGACGAGTGCCCCGCGGACCGCGCGCCCGTCGAGACCCACGAGGCGCGCCTGCACCGCGACCTGCTCTGCGACTACAGCCCCGACTTCCGCCCCGTGCGCGACCACACCACGCCCGTCACCGTCAAGGTGCGCTTCGCCCTCAAGTACATCTCCTTCGACAGCCAGGAGGAGACGTTCACCATCCACAGCTGGGTGGCGCTCTCCTGGACCGACCAGTTCCTCGGCTGGGAGCCGGCGCAGTACGGCGGCATCGCCGAGACGCAGTTCGAGAGCCACGAGATCTGGACGCCGCGCCTTGCGCTGTTTAACGCCGACGCGTCCAAGTTCAACATGGACTCGTTCTACGTGACGTGCCTGGCGACCAGCGCGGGCGCCGTGACGTGCGTGCCGGCGCTGGCGCACCACGCCGTGTGCCGCGCCGCGCTGCGCCGCTGGCCCTACGACAAACAGAACTGCACGCTGTTCTTCGGCTCGTGGATGCACACGGGCGAGCAGGTCAACTTCACGTTCTACCGCAACCAGCCGGTGGTGCTGGACGAGGCGCAGGACGGGCCGGGCTGGCGCCTGCTGACCGTGGCGCACCGCCGCCTGCCCGGCAACTACAACAACGCCACCTACCCCATGCTCAAGTACACGTTCGTGCTGCAGCGCGAGTCGGCGGGGCCCGCGGCGCTGGTGGTGGCGCCGGCGGCGGCCGTGGCGCTGCTCACGCTGCTGGGCCCGCTGCTGGacgcgcgccgccccgcgcgcctCGGCCTCGCCTGCTTCACGCTGCTGGCGCACTTCACATTCCTGTCGGAGATCGGCTACAACCTGCCCAAGCACAGCGCGGACACGCCGGTGCTGCTGCTGTTCGCGCGCGACTCCATGGTGCTGTCGCTGTGcggcgtggcggcggcgctggcgggcgcggcgctgcgggggcggggcgcggggcggggggcggcgcCGGGCTGGCTGCGCGCGGCGGTGCGGCTCACGGCGCGCTCGCCGGCGCGCTACGTGGTGTTCACGGAGTGGGCGGCGCCGGGCGACGACCACAAGCCGCTGGAGGCCGACCTCACCGCTGCAgacgccgccaccgccgccgccgacgacGACTGGGCGCAGTTCGCCGACTTGTTCAAC
It encodes the following:
- the LOC119691243 gene encoding neuronal acetylcholine receptor subunit alpha-7; amino-acid sequence: MPRALLLLLALAAPLARGDECPADRAPVETHEARLHRDLLCDYSPDFRPVRDHTTPVTVKVRFALKYISFDSQEETFTIHSWVALSWTDQFLGWEPAQYGGIAETQFESHEIWTPRLALFNADASKFNMDSFYVTCLATSAGAVTCVPALAHHAVCRAALRRWPYDKQNCTLFFGSWMHTGEQVNFTFYRNQPVVLDEAQDGPGWRLLTVAHRRLPGNYNNATYPMLKYTFVLQRESAGPAALVVAPAAAVALLTLLGPLLDARRPARLGLACFTLLAHFTFLSEIGYNLPKHSADTPVLLLFARDSMVLSLCGVAAALAGAALRGRGAGRGAAPGWLRAAVRLTARSPARYVVFTEWAAPGDDHKPLEADLTAADAATAAADDDWAQFADLFNSFVFFTTLLVYIILLCWYIPYSD